From Prionailurus viverrinus isolate Anna chromosome B2, UM_Priviv_1.0, whole genome shotgun sequence, the proteins below share one genomic window:
- the SLC17A4 gene encoding probable small intestine urate exporter — translation MSTRAEAEAMGHISSDGNFNMAQAQTSRKGFCSVRHGLALIVHLYNFLIFTQQMNLSIAIPAMVNNTALAGPSNTSTERPPTAPQDSWSETLKEFKPMAPTYDWSPDMQGIILSSLNYGFFLALIPIGYMSGIYGAKYLVGVGLFLSSVLTFFIPLAADAGVAFLIVVRIVQGITQGMVLTSQYTIWVKWAPPLEKSQLINIAISGQLLGSFIIFLIGGFLCQTIGWPYIFYIFGGIGCACSFLWFPLFYDDPINHPFISTGEKEYIMRSLAQQDSSPAWSLPIKAMVRSLPLWAILIFHFTEFWSFYILMDYTPTYFSTILQANLRDSGILTSLLLVAAFICTIFGGLLADFLLSRKLLRLMSIRKLFTAIGVLVPSAALVSLHWTRSSLSATIALLALSFTTTTFCQVGAFVNFLDIAPRYTGFLKGLSQVFAHAAGAISSTLAGFIMNQDSEFGWRNVFLISASVNVSGLVFYLIFGQAEVQDWATEQTLTHF, via the exons ATGTCTACCAGAGCAGAAGCTGAGGCAATGGGACATATTTCCAGTGATGGCAATTTCAATATGGCTCAAGCGCAAACCTCCAGGAAAG GCTTTTGTTCAGTCCGACACGGGCTGGCCCTCATCGTGCATCTCTACAATTTTTTGATTTTCACCCAACAAATGAACCTGAGCATAGCCATCCCAGCTATGGTGAACAACACAGCCCTGGCTGGCCCATCCAACACCTCCACAGAGAGGCCTCCCACCGCCCCCCAGGACAGCTGGAGTGAAACTCTAAAAGAATTTAAGCCAATG GCCCCTACGTATGACTGGAGTCCTGACATGCAGGGGATCATTCTCAGCTCTCTCAACTATGGCTTCTTCTTGGCTCTAATCCCTATTGGCTACATGTCTGGAATATATGGAGCGAAGTACTTGGTTGGTGTTGGTCTGTTTCTTTCCTCGGTCTTGACCTTCTTCATCCCACTGGCAGCTGATGCTGGAGTGGCCTTCCTCATTGTCGTTCGGATAGTTCAAGGCATAACCCAG ggtatGGTATTAACAAGTCAGTATACAATTTGGGTCAAGTGGGCTCCCCCACTGGAAAAGAGTCAGCTCATCAACATTGCCATATCAG GGCAACTGCTGGGATCCTTCATCATTTTCCTCATCGGTGGTTTCCTGTGCCAGACCATAGGGTGGCCTTATATCTTCTATATCTTTG GTGGAATTGGCTGTGCCTGTTCTTTTCTCTGGTTTCCTCTTTTTTATGACGACCCCATAAATCATCCGTTTATCAGCACTGGTGAGAAGGAATACATCATGCGTTCACTGGCTCAGCAG GACTCTTCACCAGCCTGGTCTCTGCCCATTAAGGCTATGGTCAGATCCCTACCACTTTGGGCCATCTTAATCTTTCATTTCACTGAATTCTGGAGTTTTTATATTCTTATGGACTACACACCAACATACTTCAGCACCATACTTCAAGCTAACCTCAGAGAC AGTGGGATCCTCACATCCTTGCTGTTGGTGGCTGCCTTTATCTGCACTATCTTCGGAGGTCTATTGGCAGATTTCCTTCTCTCCAGAAAACTCCTCCGACTCATGAGCATCAGGAAACTGTTCACCGCCATAG GGGTTCTCGTCCCATCTGCAGCCCTTGTGTCCCTGCACTGGACCAGATCCAGCCTGAGCGCCACCATAGCCTTGTTGGCACTGTCTTTCACCACCACCACTTTCTGCCAAGTAGGCGCTTTTGTTAACTTCTTGGACATCGCTCCTCG GTACACTGGCTTTCTCAAGGGACTATCACAAGTCTTTGCTCACGCAGCAGGAGCCATTTCTTCCACTCTTGCTGGATTTATAATGAATCAG GATTCCGAGTTTGGCTGGAGAAATgtcttcttgatttcagcttctgTGAACGTATCAGGCCTGGTCTTCTACCTGATCTTCGGGCAAGCAGAGGTCCAGGACTGGGCCACAGAGCAGACACTCACTCATTTCTGA